The genome window gtgctaccgttttgataaaaaaaatattataagtttgataaaaaaaaaattattttagccgctttcccgtcaaacataatactaatagaaaatttattattatttagataaaaattaatttgggtcgcgtcccctcaaacacaatactaatcaagaatcatttacattatgataaaattataattataattggataaatatatccaatttcatagattttagctattatatttttctttaagattcctatttcttaactgtttagaattatctcttttCTTTGAAGATTCCTATTTATTCACTGCttagaatttcatagattttatctattatatttttgttaaaattcctatttcttaactacttagaattgtatcttttttatgattttattttttagctactttacctattttttctcaaaaaattagaaatttaaacGGAAAGCTTCTAGAGACTTCACGTAACCTCCCGCGTATACTCTCAGGAATCATTTGCATTGTAACATCTAATTCTTTTTGTTTTACAATAAAGAATTTGTTAATGGCATGTGAGTCCGGTGAAATTAACCGTGGCCTTAGGCCATCTCCAGCagttgtgatccaaaaatccaaatttagatcaccaactgatccaatttttgaccaacaatttctgaccaactccagcagcgtgatccaaattctgatccaaattactttttgtatattatattacataaattttatattaaactatataatcttaaatttcattttaatcgttattaactacttatagtatatttaattaattttttaacatcgatgaaagtatctcaaaatcaaGGAAATAATCTGTTtgactaaatcaaaatttatatgtatCGTACTGTTTTCTAATCATTTCCCggtattgtaattttattttatgcatattatgtattttttattttatgcatataatgtactttttttttcaaaaattctatatctatactatactattaaagccgaaacattaaaaatttggtcggtcggtacacggaattttatacggacttttataattaatgggattcaaacaaaattagtgggcttcaaaaaaatatagacaaatcaaaatataaaacaaatatacgatcaaaacataaaacaaatataaaacctatttgactataccacaactaaagtcaaaccttaaaaaatattatactattaaagctgaAACATTAAAAACTGTGTTGAACCTcggttacaaatgtgttgaatgcacgatttatttacacgttatttttaaaaactgtgatgtttttacaataattttcaatatgggcctatctatatgccaattattctttttaactaaaatatgtttttttttatattttctaactaaaaaaactccattattTAAATTAACATCGAAAAACATAGTTCTGACCAAAAAACGGATCtattacaattaacacgggctacatatatcataattttattctcacaataataatagtttactatactattaaagccgaaacattaaatatttgatcgatcggtacttgggccaaattatggcctacttatataattcattatctttttaactaaatcaattatctttttttgtatgttctaactaaaaaactcaattttctaaaaataatattggacaacatagcaactacctctttttaactaaaacacgttatctttttcagaatcctaacttaaaaatcgattttccaaaaataacacaTGAAACATTCATATAAAAACGATATTATATATCTAGAGGAGGGTTCtgatacaaacttacaaactttttttgttcaacacatatatataattcaagttcaacatttttttaagatattctGTTCAACATCGatttaaattgtgttggagtagtacataaactaatttctcaatgtaagaactaagctaaacgtattatataaccaatatttatttttctagaccctacccaaacccatCTATTAATATATTCAACCCAATCATAATTAATGTTCTTACACCCATTGTTGAACCTCGGTTACAAATTTGTTGAATACGCGATTTATTTacacgttatttttaaaaactgtgatgttttttcaataattttcaatatggatactttctataaccaaatattaacacgttgggagaataaaaaaaattcaaaaaaaaagtttgtaagtttgtaacttaaaaaagtttttatttgattctatccctatatatctatattattatacttttttgacagaatattattatactattaaatccgaaacattgaaagtttggtcagtcAGTACTTGGTCAAAAtacgggtctatctatataccaattattctttttaattaaaatatgttatcttttttaatattttctaactaaaaaaactccatcatttaaaataatatcgagaaacatagtaattacctttttaactaaaacacattatcttttttatattttctaactaaaaaacagatcttctacaattaacacgagctacatatataaaaatataatatcattatatataattattaataacctgtgatatttttcaaccaaaatacattaacattatttttagatACACTAATAgactcactttaaaagtaatattataaatctgtaatatactattatactattaaattcgaaacatgaaaagttcagTTAGTGAGTAGGTGTCGAGTTTGGTGAGCcagttggtattcgacccacgaatgtctttatttataacattttgtaatattttttttattatctattaaatcaaaacatttaggttagtatgatgggtcggaATTTGGTTTTACGCgtcttttttaacttaatatgttccatactattttattaattatcaataacgaaatattaaaatattgattggttgatttatatatgattttatagatctccttaaattataacatgaaaaacaaacgtattttaacattctcagtaaaatatatatgttcgacctaatttttaattagccatttgacgaaattaactattaagaatttatcatctgttaaataaaaaatttatttaatcatattattttatcataattttaatctcataataatattagtttaagttaaaatatatacgataaaataacaaatattataaccgtccgtgcattgcacgggttataagctagtaataatatatatatatactcttttttaaatttcaatgaaatttgctttcctattattccaagttttgaccaaaacattaattttattatttattaattataaagtatttttaattaaatattaataatcacaaattatttttaagtacGATAAACGAAAGATATAGAAGTAACAAAATCATTGGAtcagtactattcactgatccaaatttggatcactttttggATCACTGCTGGAGGAGAATTTGGGGTAATCTGTCCCAAATTTGGATCTTTGGATCTGGGTTTGCCGTTATAGAATGATGGTGCAGTAGATGCGGAGCTATCGTGGTTAACTACGTTAGTAAGCTTGTaatcaaaaataagaattatattacttttgtgattcctaaataagagtAAAAATTGCATTACTTCTACAATTccttttttagatttttgagTATTAGCTTTAGAATCCgctaagaaaagaattatattatctttaaaattcttaaagctgattttttaattataattatatattctttccgaaatttgagaaaattataagactgaatcgaacaattctagagacgtccTGCATTTACCTATTttctcttaaaaaaattaaaaaaaataaacggaaaccttggttcacgtagtttgcaggctattgtgggagctcgtgggtttaccaaGTGCGCatccgaagggtagcggctgcgggttcctacgtaaaaaaaaaaaaaaaaaagttcataaCCTCCCGCGTAGCCTCTCaaaaatcatttacattatgataaatAAAAGTGGTAAGTGGTACCGTGAGCCACTTGGTTCCTTCACTACTGGTCCACCGTACATTCAGCAGTGGAATGAGGATATGGAGGTAATTCTAGTTGCTGTAATGTGCTTATATTCAGAACTATTATACTGGAAATTATTGCGGACATGCATTATTTGGAgctcaaatatttgtttttccCTTAAACTGGTGAATGCAGGAACTTTTTGAATGTTTTATAAACCTCAATGATGAAGTAGAAACTCGAAGCCGATTATTTTGAAAGGCTTGAGAGACGCAAAAAATACGGGAAGAAAAGATTAAGAATAAACCGTGAGTCAAAAAGATAGGGACCAaagaaagaattgtattaatGTATTATCTTTAGATACCAATAACAAAAGAATTCTATTAGATTTAAAATCCTCTAAactgaatttttgaattataattatattttctctccaaaatttaagaaaaatcagaagactgaatggaacaattctagagacacccgcatcctcctttatatatatatattgaccgTTCTTTTTCTCTGTTCTCCAtactatttaattttaaatttatattaccaTCATTCTTCATATTATCCCAATCAAGTGAATACATCTTAAAGAAACATCAGAAAATGATATAGATATCTTAAAGAAACATAAAGCGATAGATAGGTTACCTAGGTTACCTGTCTCCTAAATACTGGATCATACTTTTGACATGATTTTAGATTGCGGTATTTAGAATCCAGAtccaaatcaaatataattttaatcgaTAAATGAATTTTTGGACTTATCAGAATTTTTGGAAAAATAGAGAATTCaatcaaatcataaattaataaaatattcttttaattaatcagaaattagtcaaaaaagtttaataaatcaaaaattttagAAGAGTGTTCTACAATTAACATTTGTCATTCCAAAATAAATTAACCAGCCCCTAaaggtaaaaaataaaaaaaaaaaatccaccaAACTGTATGTCCATGAGCATACTTGAGATTTACTCAATTCAACGACTCTCTTTATTATCACAAGGACAGACAAACCACCGAATGAATCTCCCTCCGATCACCACCCCTCTATCTCTACACACATATCATCTCTCTCCGGCCACTCAGATATGAACGGAGACAGTTCTTTAGAATTTTTAGGCACTTTGTTTGGTTCTCAACCCATGTTCTTcgcatttttaattatatgcaGGGTGTTTTTTCAAGCAtttccaatttttatttttatattttcaacttATTGTACTGTGTTTTGGATAATCACTGCCATATTGTTCTTCCTTGTATATTAATCATCTTGTATTACAAACAGGTTTGCCATCATGGGAATCATGACAAACTACTTTGGGCCTCCTCGACCTGGTTCTCAAAGTTAAACTTTTGATCATGCACTTGGTGGAGCACCTCGGAGTACTGTTTATGATCCTTATTATTGTTACATTAGTGCGGATTCCATGGATTTTGCAGTCTGTAATGAACTTCTTGGATTATCTTGTGTTGCAGCTTTAGAACGTACTGTGTTTATCTTCTATATGTATACCGATCTGTGTCAGAATTGTATTGTTACAACTTCTCCGGTATGCAATCAATGTCGGAGCAATTTAGGCTCTCTAATTCAGAACAATTTATGGCAACACCTTTATGTGTACGTGTTTGTGTATGTGCTTGGGCCTAGTAATTGAAACACCTTAGTTGCTGGATGAGTTTCACGCAATAAACTAAAAGTTGTCTGGGACAGAACTAGGAGGATACTCTTCCTTTGCTTCTGggaaaatattttaagttttatttcttccttttcattttaactatttaaattagaatctTAATTGGAATGATGTTCCATTCTCCTTTTTTGTTGTacaatttttgttataaaaagaattaaacTTCCTTTATTAACTGTTCTTTCTCTCTGTTCTCCAtactatttaattttaaatttatattaccaTCATTCTTCATATTATCCCAATCAAGTGAATACATCTTAAAGAAACATGAGAAAGTGATAGATATCTTAAAGAAACATAGGCATTCTTGCTAGTCAGAAAGCATAGATAGGTTACCTAAATACTGGATCATACTTTTGACATGATTTTAGATTGCAGTATATAGAATCCGGAtccaaatcaaatataattttaatcgaTAAATGAATTTTTGGAAAAATAGAGAATTCAATCAAATAATTTAGAAGAGTGTTTACAATTAACATTTGTCAttccaaaataaattaaaaccagCTCctaaaggtaaaaaaaaaaaaaaaaaaaatccaccaAACTGTATGTCCATGTGCATACTTGAGATTTACTCAATTCAACGACTCTCTTTATTATCACAAGGACAGACAAACCACCGAATGAATCTCCCTCCGATCATCACCTCTCTATCTCTACATACATATCATCTCTCTCCGGCCACTCAGATATGAACGGAGATAGTTCCGATGGTCAAACAAACAAGCAAGTCTCGTTCAGCATAGAGAATTCTAGTCAACATTCTGTGAATGATGCAGCAGATCTCAATTCATATAATCATGCTGCTAATTCAATTCATTCACATAACTTATCCGTTGCAACAAAGCCTGTTGTATCAGCTGCTCATATACTCAAAACTTTGTTTTTTATACTTGTTTGGTACACTTTCAGTCTTCTCTTGACTCTGTAAGTCATCTCTTCGTACAGCTCCCTGTGTTCCTAAATAAGTGTCGTTTTGAGTTAATATCGGTAGTTTTacttataattctttttttttattagttaattaagTGAAATATTGGAAAATAGTGTTGGAATTTAAGTGTAATTTATCGATATGTTGAGTGATAATGTACATTCGGAATGGAGAGAGTTATGTGTGATTAATTGGTGAAGTGAATTTGAATGTCGGTTGTGTTTGGTTAAGGTACAATAAGAGTTTGTTAGGTAATGATATGGGGAAATTTCCGGCTCCTTTGTTGATGAACACATTTCATTTCGGGATGCAAGCTGTTTTCGCTAGGGCTATTACATGGATTTGGTCTAGTAGGTTTCAAACTACTGTCAAAATGTCGTGGAAGGATTACTTCATGCGAGGTGAACTGTCcacttttgatttcttttttgtttaattttgtgtACAACCAGTTGCGTATATATGTTTGACTTctttaattcagtttaatggttttatgattttttacatGAATGAGTTTTTAGTATATATAACCTTTTATCTTGTGAATAGTAGTGATCGGAGCAAATTACATATGAATTGAGGGTAGTCTAGTTCCCCAGATATCTGTAAGACTTGGCTACACTTCGCTTCACCGTAGAGTGATTAAATAAGATTTcataattgataaaattaaattatactacCTATTTAGAATACcataatatatcatataagCTATGTCATTTTAAAGAGTTTGCTTCAAATTAATTTGCTCTTAACACTGTATGGCTTCAAAGCAAAAGGTATGGGGTGGAAAAGATTACAACATCAATTTGGTCTGTAAAAAGCTAAAACAAGTATCACCGTGAGAGTAGaaggagagattgatatttaaATCCCAACCATATGTAGTAAAAGCGTAGTGCTTACGGTAAAGGCTTTTGTCCTTCTCATGATATGCTTAAAACTCACGGCTGCTTCAAATCTTCAAGCATTACCATATTATATACTACCCATGATGTAAATTGGTATTTTGTCTCAAACTCAACCTCTCAATAGCCATCATATGTATATACTCTTGAATTCAAGCTAGTAACCTACTTTATGTAACCTTACGGACTGTGTAATTACGTAACGCTAGTATCCTAGCATTACGTAATTTCATCTTTTTCATTACCTTGAACAAACTATGGCACTAATGAGTTAATTTCCAGCCTGAAACGAAATTAAAATAAGTTGATGAAGAGGATAAATAGAAAAGACTGAAACAACGAAGAAAATATCATGTAGATTTAATAGTTTTGTACTTCAAACAGGAGCTGTTTGATAACTTAAATGCAGATTTTTGCTTTGCCATGTGTATAAATGTCTTCACCAATTGCAGTGCATAATCCTTGTATTAGCATGCACTGTTAGTTTTGTGGAGCTGGGTGCCTACACTGCTCACATTTTAATGATCTCTGAATATTGTAACTTCTTTTATTGACTTTTCTAACAACTAATGCTACAGATGGACTTTCCTAATACAGTTGTACCAACAGCTCTTGGAACTGCACTGGATATTAACTTGAGCAATGCATCTCTTGTTTTTGTCACTGTTACATTTGCCACTATGGTTAgtcatttttataaaacaaattttttttcatgtattGTGTTAAGACTGCTCATTTGTGTCATACCAGAGGAAATATATTCTTCCAATTTTGCTCCTCAGTTTTTTTATAGTATAACTATAATATCTCTTACAGTATTATTTTGGACTGCTTGTTGTGTACTTGATTTGAATTGTAGAAATTAACTTTCCGTTATATCGTTTTTACTGCTAGAAAATTTTCTCCTTATTATACTATCTCCTTTGTTTTTGCAGTGCAAATCTGCGTCTCCAATATTTCTTCTTCTGTTTGCTTTTGCATTCAGGTACAAGAATTTACTATAATTTTGGTTTTGGTACTTCTACATTCCTAATATATGCTgtttattatgtatataatgGAGTGATACAATCCAAATGATCACTTCACTGTCTCATTGAAATTCAATTTCTTAGAAACTTTTGTTTGGAGTTGTAACTGAATAGATAGGTTaagaaacatatataatattctttattttgttAGTTTCTGAATTATTACATTATCTTCAAACATTCTGTAGAGTGTGGTTTATTAATAGACTCAGCTTTAATCGTCCTTGTGTACAGCATATATTTGCTGTCTATTAACTTCAAATTTCTTGTGGAAGGTTGGAGTCTCCAAGCGCAAAGCTCTTTGGCATTATCTTGGTTatatcagttggaatattattTACAGGTTGGCTGCTTAATCAGTTCATTTGGTATCTTTTGTttcttaaatattattaataaataaacattGTACTTAATGTGTAAGGCTCCCACATTAGCAAGGTCTGGAAAAAGGTACTGTCATAGCAGCCTTAATCTGATTTTCCAGTGAAGAGGTTGTTTCTGGGTGCGAATCAGTGTCCTAGCAGACATGTTAATGCTTAGCCTTTTATTCAGTTTCATTTTTTTGTCAGTAGATAAATCAGGCTCCTATTCGTTATGATTACAGGTATATTACTAGTGTCCTATGTTATTGAACAACAAAGAGATCTACTCTCTTCTATTAATGAATATGGAATCTTTAATATTTGTCATGTTATTCTTCTACTATACAGGAAGCAATTGtggtataatattaaaattgagaAATATAGATGACATTCATCGTGAAATGTAGATTGCTACAACTAGTCAATTATCCTAATGTTCAATTATCTGGTATATCAAGTAAATTGATTAAATGGGAATGATTGTCAACTCAACTTGGACTTTAATCGATTTCATAATCTTATGAATGATGATAGGTCCCAAAATTCTAAGAGAAGACGTAGACAATTACAAATAGCAGATATCTATTTATGCATGTGTATTCTTGAATTCTCTTTAGCACGATTATTTCAATGTCATTCATATCTATTCCAACTTTTTTCATGCTGTTCTTACTTCTATTCGTTATCTTTGTTAAGTTGCAAAGGAAACAGAATTCCAATTACTGGGATTCATTTTTGTCATGATTGCTGCTGTTATGTCTGGCTTTCGTTGGACAATGACTCAAATACTGCTTCAGGTATACTTCATGACCATATCACTCTTCATTTTCAATCTTCCAGATTGTCTTTTCTCTGTGTATCTGTAAATAATGTACATGTAACTTACTTTCTCTACATGGTTTTTGGGTTGGATTGTATGTACCTGCTGTTTCCAATATCCATGTTCGTTATAAAGAAAGAAGTATATGGTACGTCCAAAACTTGCTATCCTTGCATTTTGTTGTTTGATatgt of Daucus carota subsp. sativus chromosome 3, DH1 v3.0, whole genome shotgun sequence contains these proteins:
- the LOC108215158 gene encoding probable sugar phosphate/phosphate translocator At1g06470 isoform X1 — encoded protein: MNGDSSDGQTNKQVSFSIENSSQHSVNDAADLNSYNHAANSIHSHNLSVATKPVVSAAHILKTLFFILVWYTFSLLLTLYNKSLLGNDMGKFPAPLLMNTFHFGMQAVFARAITWIWSSRFQTTVKMSWKDYFMRVVPTALGTALDINLSNASLVFVTVTFATMCKSASPIFLLLFAFAFRLESPSAKLFGIILVISVGILFTVAKETEFQLLGFIFVMIAAVMSGFRWTMTQILLQKEVYGLQNPLMLMSFIAPVMAVSTGILSLIFEPWSEFGTNVYFNSSWHITRSCLLLLLGGTLAFFMVLTEYILVSVTSAVTVTIAGVVKEVVTILVAVIYFHDEFTWMKGCGLIIIIIGVSLFNWYKYQKLQKGESSEDDMSGSLRTNVPAKYVILEENDDQDAGI